From Saimiri boliviensis isolate mSaiBol1 chromosome 9, mSaiBol1.pri, whole genome shotgun sequence, a single genomic window includes:
- the MRGBP gene encoding MRG/MORF4L-binding protein — protein sequence MGEAEVGGGGSAGDKGPGEAATSPAEETVVWSPEVEVCLFHAMLGHKPVGVNRHFHMICIRDKFSQNIGRQVPSKVIWDHLSTMYDMQALHESEILPFPNSERNFVLPEEIIQEVREGKVMIEEEMKEEMKEDVDPHSGADDVFSSSGSLGKATEKSSKDKEKSSSDLGCKDGADKRKRSRVTDKVLTANSNPSSPSAAKRRRT from the exons ATgggagaggccgaggtgggcggcgGGGGCTCCGCGGGCGACAAGGGCCCGGGGGAGGCGGCCACCAGCCCGGCGGAGGAGACGGTGGTGTGGAGCCCCGAGGTGGAGGTGTGCCTCTTCCACGCCATGCTGGGCCACAAGCCCGTAG GTGTGAACCGACACTTCCACATGATTTGCATCCGGGACAAGTTCAGCCAGAACATCGGGCGGCAGGTCCCCTCCAAGGTCATCTGGGACCACCTGAGCACCATGTACGACATGCAGGCGCTG CACGAGTCTGAGATTCTTCCATTCCCGAATTCAGAGAGGAACTTCGTCCTTCCAGAAGAGATCATTCAGGAGGTCCGAGAAG GAAAAGTGATGATCGAAGAGGAGATGAAAGAGGAGATGAAGGAAGACGTGGACCCCCACAGTGGGGCTGACGATG ttttttcatcttcaGGGAGTTTGGGGAAAGCAACAGAAAAATCcagcaaagacaaagagaagagcTCCTCGGACTTGGGGTGCAAAGACGGCGCAGACAAGCGGAAGCGCAGCCGGGTGACCGACAAGGTCCTGACCGCCAACAGCAACCCCTCCAGCCCCAGCGCGGCCAAGCGGCGCCGCACGTAG